From the genome of Segatella hominis, one region includes:
- a CDS encoding nucleoside recognition domain-containing protein, translated as MVLNYIWIAFFVIAFIFALIGLAMGDTTIFQKIVDSTFDSSKNAFEISLGLTGVLALWLGIMKIGEKAGVVNVLARALSPIFTRLFPDIPKNHPVMGSIFMNIASNMLGLDNAATPTGLKAMQQMQELNTKKDTATNPMIMFLVLNTSGLTIIPTTILAFRASYGAAQPTDVFIPILMATLVATLAGIIITSLWQRINILQPVLLATLLGMCAFVGIIIWGFGQMDKDTMNTVTTLASNMILLGIILCFILAGFWKKVNVYDAFIEGAKEGFTTAVKIIPYLVAILVGIGVFRASGAMDMVIQGISWSVEQCGLNADFVGALPTAIMKPLSGSGARGMMLEAMKNYGPDSFVGRLSCIFQGSTDTTFYILAVYFGSVSIRNTRHAVACGLLADLAGVIAAIAIAYLFFG; from the coding sequence ATGGTTTTAAATTACATTTGGATAGCATTTTTCGTGATTGCGTTCATCTTCGCACTCATCGGATTGGCAATGGGAGATACGACTATCTTCCAGAAGATTGTAGATTCCACCTTCGACTCATCCAAGAATGCCTTCGAGATTTCTCTCGGACTGACGGGCGTGCTCGCCCTCTGGCTTGGCATCATGAAGATAGGAGAGAAGGCGGGAGTAGTGAATGTGTTGGCGAGAGCGCTCAGTCCGATCTTCACCCGTCTCTTCCCTGATATTCCGAAGAACCATCCGGTAATGGGAAGCATCTTCATGAATATCGCTTCGAATATGCTGGGACTCGATAATGCAGCAACGCCTACAGGATTGAAGGCGATGCAGCAGATGCAGGAACTCAACACGAAGAAGGATACGGCAACGAACCCGATGATTATGTTCCTGGTTCTGAACACCTCAGGACTCACCATCATCCCTACCACCATCCTTGCCTTCCGTGCCTCCTATGGTGCAGCCCAGCCTACGGATGTCTTCATCCCTATCCTGATGGCTACGCTCGTGGCTACGCTTGCCGGAATCATCATCACTTCGCTCTGGCAGCGCATCAACATCCTGCAGCCGGTATTGCTCGCTACTCTGTTGGGAATGTGCGCCTTCGTAGGCATCATCATCTGGGGATTCGGACAGATGGATAAGGATACGATGAACACGGTTACCACCTTGGCTTCTAACATGATTCTCTTAGGCATCATCCTCTGCTTTATCCTGGCAGGATTCTGGAAGAAAGTGAATGTTTATGATGCCTTTATCGAAGGAGCGAAGGAAGGTTTTACTACGGCGGTGAAGATTATTCCTTATCTCGTAGCTATCCTTGTGGGCATCGGTGTATTCCGTGCTTCGGGAGCGATGGATATGGTGATTCAAGGCATTTCCTGGTCGGTAGAACAATGCGGATTGAATGCCGATTTCGTAGGCGCCCTGCCTACCGCCATCATGAAACCACTGTCGGGAAGTGGCGCACGAGGCATGATGCTGGAGGCGATGAAGAACTATGGTCCTGATTCGTTTGTGGGCAGATTGAGCTGCATCTTCCAGGGTTCCACCGACACCACCTTCTATATATTGGCTGTATATTTCGGAAGCGTAAGCATCAGGAATACCCGTCACGCCGTGGCTTGCGGCTTGCTTGCCGATTTGGCAGGAGTCATCGCAGCAATCGCTATAGCATATTTATTCTTCGGATAA
- a CDS encoding Fic family protein, translating to MNKDNFKDFASFDEYLRQGEPSQKESAENWKTAIGLQAVDGLQPSAYLIDVAKRNIEGEITLDETRKLIDSYYQSKTVRTPKDEDEEEADKVSANIAKILASKTFAFNTNGYVSLHRRIFEGVFKHAGEIRQYDISKKEWVLEGDSVNYLNWEDLIRALDWDIEQEKNFQYKGLSDDEKIEHIAKFVSGIWQIHAFREGNTRTTAIFTIQYLRSLGYKVNNEMFAKHSWYFRNALVRANYRNINKDIEYSPIYLVRFFRNLLLGESWVLKNRYLHIDPTEEWKVQPRLATPQAPHTPHQKVDRKGGQETEKVSRKGGQKTKESILSLIASDPFVTTNEMSKRLEINRSAISKHIKKLKEDHIIERIGPDKGGKWIIKK from the coding sequence ATGAATAAAGATAATTTCAAGGACTTCGCATCCTTCGACGAGTATCTCCGACAAGGAGAACCTTCGCAGAAGGAAAGTGCCGAGAACTGGAAGACGGCTATCGGATTGCAGGCTGTGGATGGGCTGCAACCATCGGCGTATCTCATAGATGTGGCTAAACGAAACATCGAAGGAGAAATCACTCTGGATGAAACCAGAAAACTGATTGACTCTTACTATCAGAGCAAGACGGTTCGCACACCTAAGGACGAAGACGAGGAAGAGGCAGATAAGGTTTCAGCCAACATCGCAAAGATTCTCGCCAGCAAGACCTTTGCCTTCAATACCAACGGATATGTTTCCCTGCACCGAAGAATTTTCGAGGGGGTATTCAAGCACGCAGGAGAAATCCGCCAATACGATATTTCCAAGAAGGAATGGGTACTCGAAGGAGATTCCGTAAACTACCTGAATTGGGAAGACCTGATAAGAGCTTTGGATTGGGATATTGAGCAGGAGAAGAACTTCCAATACAAAGGACTTTCGGATGATGAAAAGATTGAGCATATTGCCAAATTCGTATCTGGTATCTGGCAAATCCACGCTTTCAGAGAGGGCAACACCCGAACCACGGCGATTTTCACCATCCAGTATCTTCGCTCTTTAGGCTATAAGGTGAATAATGAGATGTTTGCCAAGCACTCTTGGTATTTCCGCAATGCCCTGGTTCGTGCCAATTATCGCAATATCAATAAAGATATAGAGTACTCTCCTATCTACCTTGTTCGTTTCTTCAGAAACTTGCTGCTAGGCGAAAGTTGGGTTCTCAAAAACAGATACTTGCATATAGATCCTACAGAAGAATGGAAGGTACAGCCAAGACTTGCTACCCCACAAGCACCCCACACACCTCATCAAAAGGTGGACAGAAAAGGTGGACAGGAAACAGAAAAGGTGAGCAGAAAAGGTGGACAGAAAACCAAAGAGTCTATCCTTTCCCTTATCGCATCCGACCCATTTGTCACCACCAATGAGATGAGTAAACGATTGGAAATCAACCGAAGTGCCATCTCTAAACATATAAAGAAACTGAAAGAAGATCACATAATAGAACGAATAGGACCAGACAAGGGAGGGAAATGGATCATCAAAAAATAA
- a CDS encoding S46 family peptidase has protein sequence MKKKATVLIASIMAFCGINTAHADEGMWTIYNLPNAVYEMMQREGFSMTYDQLYNGENALKNAVVNFSGYCSGVVVSPDGLVFTNHHCGFEAIRSHSTVEHDYMLNGFFAKSYAEELPNENMFVSFMVDQKDVTDKMMSLGYEQLDNKKRSELVDSLENAMSKEVKKNDSTLHVSIKPFYEGNKWYATTYRDFTDLRLVFTVPKSMGKFGGDTDNWMWPRQTCDFSVFRIYADPKTNGPAAYSKDNVPYHPKRWAQVSLQGYKDGDYAMTMGYPGSTERYLSSYGIQMMRDAENAPRAQVRGIKQEVMQKHMRANEAVRIKYDSKYAQSSNYWKNSIGMNKCIDSIGIVNMKREYETRLRAWQDTAKAANDLAHKVDFDKLQKLYKESTDVTYAWTNFAETFTRRSNVELNTRAFKLQNGMEVKGSEKNKKKQYHEFEDNSDEWDMALDKEVLATLLKNYKEHVDAKWLPKFYNIIDTQFGGDYTKYVDYLWEKSLLMKKGAKLYFNKKGYEKDPGVNYSMDLNDIYADFVEQIGAVADSIAEQEKYLCAAKLRMEEDMPHYSDANFTMRLSYGQVGGFDLGGKPSGYYTTAESIVEKMKQGDKVIDYFAEPIMHELLSEKDFGKYQDKTTGKMQLCFLTNNDITGGNSGSPMFNGKGELIGLAFDGNWDSLSSDINFDKRLARCIGVDIRYVLYLMDKWGHADRLLKEINAK, from the coding sequence ATGAAGAAAAAAGCAACGGTCCTTATCGCCTCTATCATGGCGTTCTGCGGAATCAATACCGCTCACGCTGACGAGGGTATGTGGACAATTTACAACTTGCCAAACGCAGTGTACGAGATGATGCAGCGCGAAGGCTTCAGTATGACTTACGACCAGCTCTACAATGGCGAGAACGCCTTGAAGAATGCCGTAGTCAATTTCTCTGGCTATTGCTCTGGCGTAGTCGTTTCTCCAGACGGATTGGTCTTCACCAACCACCATTGCGGTTTCGAAGCTATCCGAAGCCACTCTACTGTGGAGCACGACTACATGCTCAATGGTTTCTTTGCAAAATCTTACGCAGAGGAATTGCCAAACGAGAATATGTTCGTCAGCTTCATGGTTGACCAGAAAGACGTAACCGACAAGATGATGAGTCTCGGATATGAGCAGCTCGACAACAAGAAACGAAGCGAGCTTGTGGATTCTCTGGAGAATGCCATGAGCAAGGAGGTGAAGAAGAACGATTCTACCCTTCACGTCAGCATCAAGCCTTTCTATGAGGGCAACAAGTGGTACGCTACTACTTACCGCGACTTCACCGACCTGCGTCTCGTATTCACCGTACCAAAGTCTATGGGTAAGTTCGGTGGTGACACAGATAACTGGATGTGGCCTCGCCAGACCTGCGACTTCTCTGTATTCCGCATCTATGCCGACCCTAAGACCAATGGTCCTGCAGCCTACAGCAAGGACAACGTGCCATACCACCCAAAACGCTGGGCACAAGTTTCGCTACAAGGCTACAAGGACGGCGACTATGCGATGACCATGGGTTATCCTGGTAGTACCGAACGATACCTCTCCAGCTATGGCATCCAGATGATGCGTGACGCAGAAAATGCTCCTCGTGCCCAGGTACGCGGCATCAAGCAGGAAGTAATGCAGAAGCACATGCGTGCCAACGAGGCTGTGCGCATCAAGTACGACAGCAAGTACGCCCAGAGCTCCAACTACTGGAAGAACTCCATCGGTATGAACAAGTGCATCGACTCCATCGGCATCGTTAACATGAAGCGTGAGTACGAGACTCGTCTCCGTGCTTGGCAAGATACAGCCAAAGCAGCAAACGACCTCGCCCACAAGGTAGATTTCGACAAACTCCAGAAACTCTACAAGGAAAGCACCGACGTAACTTACGCTTGGACCAACTTTGCCGAGACTTTCACTCGCCGCAGTAACGTGGAATTGAACACCCGTGCTTTCAAGCTTCAGAATGGTATGGAAGTGAAGGGTTCCGAGAAGAATAAGAAAAAACAATATCATGAGTTTGAGGACAACTCAGATGAATGGGATATGGCACTTGATAAAGAAGTGCTCGCTACCCTTCTGAAGAACTACAAGGAGCACGTTGATGCAAAATGGCTGCCTAAATTCTACAACATCATCGACACTCAGTTTGGAGGTGATTATACGAAATATGTAGATTATCTCTGGGAGAAGTCACTCCTCATGAAGAAGGGTGCCAAGCTCTACTTCAACAAGAAGGGATATGAGAAAGACCCAGGTGTAAATTACAGTATGGATCTGAATGACATTTACGCCGACTTCGTGGAGCAAATCGGTGCCGTTGCCGACAGCATCGCCGAGCAGGAAAAATATCTCTGCGCTGCCAAGCTCCGTATGGAGGAAGACATGCCTCACTATAGCGACGCCAACTTCACCATGCGATTGAGCTACGGACAGGTGGGCGGTTTCGATCTCGGCGGCAAGCCATCAGGCTACTATACTACAGCTGAGAGCATCGTAGAGAAGATGAAGCAGGGCGATAAGGTCATCGATTATTTCGCAGAGCCTATCATGCACGAACTCCTCTCTGAGAAAGACTTCGGCAAGTATCAGGACAAGACTACAGGCAAGATGCAGCTCTGCTTCCTCACCAACAACGATATTACCGGTGGTAACTCTGGTAGTCCTATGTTCAACGGCAAGGGTGAGTTGATAGGTCTTGCATTCGACGGCAACTGGGATAGCCTCAGCTCAGACATCAACTTCGACAAGCGCCTGGCTCGCTGCATCGGCGTAGATATTCGCTATGTGCTCTACCTAATGGATAAGTGGGGACACGC
- a CDS encoding DUF6926 domain-containing protein: protein MERFETIEKIPTWALCYIINGDPTGLSDEDIKMVDGFMQKWQVEIVSPLSQDGNASFSHYPAFGLPAEVEDCKVIYHSENPQTL from the coding sequence ATGGAAAGATTTGAGACGATAGAGAAAATCCCCACATGGGCATTATGCTACATCATCAATGGCGACCCTACGGGATTGAGTGATGAAGACATCAAGATGGTTGATGGCTTCATGCAGAAATGGCAAGTGGAGATTGTTTCTCCACTCAGCCAAGATGGAAACGCATCATTCTCACACTATCCTGCCTTTGGACTACCTGCCGAGGTTGAGGATTGCAAGGTGATTTATCATTCGGAGAACCCACAAACTTTATAG
- a CDS encoding single-stranded DNA-binding protein translates to MKKIENTFVVTGFVGNNAEIRQFTNASVARFSLAVSRQEKNGEETNRVSAFMNMEAWRKNEHVDSFDKLQKGTMLTVEGYFKPDEWVDQQGTKHNRIVFIANKFYPTPDKEEAPAAEPEKPTKKGKK, encoded by the coding sequence ATGAAAAAGATCGAGAACACTTTCGTTGTAACAGGATTCGTAGGCAACAACGCAGAAATCCGTCAGTTCACCAACGCTTCTGTAGCACGTTTCTCATTGGCAGTCAGCCGTCAGGAGAAGAATGGTGAGGAAACCAACAGAGTATCAGCTTTCATGAACATGGAGGCATGGCGCAAGAACGAGCATGTTGATTCTTTCGACAAGCTGCAGAAGGGAACCATGCTCACCGTCGAGGGCTACTTCAAGCCAGACGAGTGGGTTGATCAGCAAGGCACCAAGCACAACCGCATCGTCTTCATCGCAAACAAGTTCTATCCTACACCAGACAAGGAGGAAGCTCCAGCGGCAGAGCCTGAAAAGCCTACCAAGAAAGGCAAGAAATAG
- a CDS encoding DUF6642 family protein: MKNILCFEGEWKFNTHKKPERFDLNSEPILRMLKEYHKCDAIYRHILTKEDLKLYIEYFNRNKREWNKIDIVYIACHGWFHSISLEGENGNVDLQELADIAGDFFRDKIVHFSCCKTLANTSEVEHFKSITGAKLVCGYKKSIDAMKSAIADTALLNELITSNKPGNIKNITISKFRKTYKTLLNELDFCAI; encoded by the coding sequence ATGAAGAATATACTTTGTTTTGAGGGAGAATGGAAATTCAATACCCACAAAAAGCCTGAACGCTTTGATTTGAATAGCGAGCCTATTCTTAGAATGTTGAAAGAATATCATAAATGCGATGCTATTTATAGGCACATTTTGACAAAAGAGGATTTGAAACTCTACATAGAGTATTTCAACAGGAACAAACGTGAATGGAATAAAATAGACATTGTTTATATAGCTTGTCATGGTTGGTTTCATTCTATAAGTTTAGAGGGAGAGAATGGAAATGTTGATTTACAAGAATTGGCAGATATAGCCGGGGATTTCTTCCGTGATAAAATAGTTCACTTTAGTTGCTGTAAAACACTCGCTAACACCTCTGAAGTTGAGCACTTCAAGTCTATTACAGGCGCAAAATTGGTATGCGGATATAAGAAGAGCATAGATGCAATGAAATCAGCCATAGCTGACACGGCTTTACTGAATGAATTGATAACAAGCAACAAGCCAGGCAATATCAAAAATATTACCATTAGTAAGTTCCGCAAAACATACAAAACCTTATTGAACGAATTAGATTTTTGTGCAATATAG
- the mobV gene encoding MobV family relaxase produces MERIAKQVLNVRGRKGCAAALSREYQRNWSDRAWQVAIAKGNYDLGRQHLNFQISKGGKIAPIDKSKSIPQLMAENLAARGIKDKNEGLAEPRFRTVADFIFSGSQWKMRELAFGEQKVVFKPGDNKENYAVKRMPEIEQWATDIYNFVAGKYGEENIVAFYVHLDETSPHIHCVLLPIKDGKFAFKEIFAGANNREYSQRTSKLHDELAMVNEPWGLVRGTSQTETRQRHRPTEEYRKHLSEECSSKEEELENLNKAVSDLRVEIALAERRVKGLSSMVEHLEEEKHQKMLEIDKLKMQIANKEGDSSILSQKLEKLQNELASVDEKLADKKDKLAVADRQLDELNKDMEFVKERTETLRQDAMQFSREAQTGAGTLIKTAMLESMVTDYRSKMASLPPEIKVAFDGSPLETIAEHTAEVLHCATLLYLGYIDQATTFAEGQGGGGGGSNDMKWGRNDDEDDRRWAHRCLAMANRMMRPKGSKGRKR; encoded by the coding sequence ATGGAAAGAATAGCAAAGCAGGTTTTGAACGTCAGGGGACGTAAGGGATGCGCCGCCGCTCTCAGCCGTGAATACCAACGCAACTGGAGCGACAGGGCATGGCAGGTGGCTATTGCAAAAGGCAACTATGACCTCGGTAGACAGCATCTGAACTTCCAGATTTCCAAGGGAGGAAAGATAGCACCTATCGACAAGAGTAAGTCTATTCCACAGTTGATGGCTGAGAACTTGGCAGCTCGTGGCATCAAAGACAAGAATGAGGGGTTGGCAGAGCCACGCTTCAGAACTGTAGCGGATTTCATTTTTAGCGGTTCACAGTGGAAGATGCGAGAACTTGCCTTCGGTGAACAAAAGGTTGTATTTAAGCCTGGTGACAACAAGGAAAATTATGCCGTCAAGCGTATGCCTGAGATTGAGCAATGGGCGACGGACATTTATAATTTTGTCGCAGGAAAGTATGGTGAGGAGAATATCGTTGCCTTCTATGTACACTTGGACGAGACTTCACCACACATCCATTGCGTTCTTTTGCCAATCAAGGACGGCAAGTTTGCCTTCAAAGAAATCTTCGCAGGTGCCAACAATCGGGAATATAGTCAACGTACATCGAAACTTCATGACGAGTTGGCGATGGTCAATGAGCCTTGGGGACTGGTGCGTGGAACGAGCCAAACGGAGACTCGGCAACGACACAGACCTACGGAGGAATACCGTAAACACCTGTCTGAGGAATGTTCTTCAAAGGAAGAGGAGCTGGAAAACCTTAACAAAGCTGTAAGCGACCTTCGGGTGGAAATAGCACTGGCAGAACGTCGTGTGAAAGGTCTCTCTTCTATGGTGGAACATCTGGAAGAAGAGAAACATCAGAAGATGTTGGAGATTGACAAGTTGAAGATGCAGATTGCCAACAAGGAAGGAGATAGTTCCATCCTGTCGCAGAAGTTGGAAAAATTACAAAATGAGTTGGCTTCCGTTGATGAGAAACTGGCTGACAAGAAAGACAAGCTCGCTGTAGCTGACCGGCAGTTGGATGAGTTGAACAAGGACATGGAGTTTGTCAAGGAGCGGACAGAGACGCTTCGACAGGATGCCATGCAGTTCTCTCGTGAAGCTCAGACTGGTGCTGGCACACTTATCAAGACAGCTATGTTGGAAAGCATGGTCACTGACTACCGTTCCAAGATGGCATCGTTGCCACCTGAAATCAAAGTAGCATTTGACGGTTCGCCATTGGAAACCATAGCCGAGCACACCGCAGAAGTTCTGCATTGTGCCACATTATTATATCTTGGCTACATCGACCAAGCCACGACTTTTGCCGAAGGACAAGGTGGCGGAGGCGGTGGCAGCAACGACATGAAATGGGGGCGCAACGATGACGAGGATGACAGGCGTTGGGCGCACCGCTGCCTTGCGATGGCAAACAGGATGATGCGACCGAAAGGCAGCAAGGGTAGAAAGCGTTAA
- a CDS encoding SLOG family protein — translation MDKTKYIKANSVAFSGHRTIAEDRKDEIRKKLRGKIRLLYAMGITNFYCGMALGFDMLAAEEVISLKVELPNLKLIAVIPYDGQNERWSAREQDRYWDILDKADDAILLSKYYFNGCLLRRNDYMLSHSCGLIAFFDGKPKGGTFYTCRKAKSMGMDIINLYKSQV, via the coding sequence ATGGATAAGACAAAGTACATCAAAGCCAATTCCGTGGCTTTTTCGGGACATCGCACGATAGCGGAAGACCGCAAGGACGAGATAAGGAAGAAACTGAGGGGCAAGATAAGGCTGCTCTATGCTATGGGCATCACCAATTTCTATTGTGGCATGGCACTCGGTTTCGATATGTTGGCAGCCGAGGAGGTGATTTCATTGAAAGTGGAACTTCCCAATCTGAAACTTATTGCCGTCATTCCCTATGACGGTCAGAACGAGAGGTGGAGCGCAAGGGAGCAAGACCGCTATTGGGATATTCTTGACAAAGCGGACGATGCTATCCTTTTGAGTAAGTACTATTTCAATGGATGCTTGCTCAGACGAAATGATTATATGCTTTCTCATTCGTGCGGACTGATTGCTTTCTTCGACGGCAAGCCCAAGGGTGGCACGTTCTACACTTGCCGAAAAGCCAAGTCGATGGGGATGGACATCATCAATCTGTACAAGTCACAAGTATAA
- a CDS encoding recombinase family protein encodes MAKVGYIFNSEQYDTFTFDRAWMEKYGCCRIIEDSASQEKTRPEWKQLMDCLERGDELVISKFSNALRGVRELAMFLEFCRVKVIRIISIQDKIDSKGELFPSTSIADVLFMFGSLSEEIVALRKAATHVEYIKSGIKPAKSSTPKKGIDRERNIVNMYNNNYTIDDIWKVSGFRSRSSVFRILNKYGVKLNRGKFSGPLGKRKPKNESEI; translated from the coding sequence ATGGCAAAAGTAGGTTACATATTTAACTCGGAGCAGTATGACACATTCACCTTTGACCGGGCTTGGATGGAGAAGTATGGCTGCTGCCGTATCATAGAAGATAGTGCAAGCCAAGAGAAGACACGCCCGGAATGGAAGCAGCTCATGGATTGTCTGGAACGAGGTGACGAACTGGTCATCTCGAAGTTCAGTAATGCGCTGCGTGGTGTTCGGGAATTAGCGATGTTCCTGGAGTTTTGCAGGGTGAAGGTGATAAGGATAATATCCATTCAGGATAAGATTGACTCAAAGGGGGAGTTGTTTCCAAGTACATCAATCGCCGATGTGCTTTTCATGTTCGGTTCGTTGTCCGAAGAGATAGTTGCCTTGCGCAAGGCTGCTACCCATGTGGAATATATAAAGTCGGGTATCAAACCTGCCAAGAGTTCAACTCCAAAGAAAGGCATTGACCGTGAGAGGAATATCGTCAATATGTATAACAACAACTACACTATCGATGACATCTGGAAGGTCAGCGGCTTCAGGAGCCGCAGCTCGGTGTTCCGCATACTCAACAAGTATGGGGTGAAGCTGAACCGTGGAAAATTCAGCGGACCGCTCGGCAAGAGGAAGCCAAAGAATGAAAGTGAAATATAA
- a CDS encoding oligosaccharide flippase family protein, translating to MASLKSLAKDTAIYGLSSIIGRFLNYLLVPLYTAKISAASGGYGVITNMYAYTALLLVILTYGMETTFFRFVNKEGENSEKVYHTVLSMVGFTSLLFIALVFLFITPLSDAMGYADHPAYVWTMFVTVAIDAFQCIPFAYLRYKKRPLKFAAFKLLFIGLNIALNLVYYVIMDGHDVGYAFYINLVCTASITFCFYKELKEGFMGEKCSWSECKVLVRKMLGYSWPILVLGIAGILNQTADKILFPYIYEKGDAHAQLGIYGAASKIAMIMAMITQAFRYAYEPFVFGKAKDKDNRQTYASAMKYFVIFTLLAFLVVVGYLDVLRHIIGRDYWDGLKVVPIVMAAEIMMGVYFNLSFWYKLIDKTIWGAYFSGIGCAVLIAINVIFVPVYGYIACAWAGFAGYGTAMLLSYFVGQKKYPINYPVKEMMIYVVLALILFAGMTEANRYFSSGIACLINTVLILIFAAYLVKKDFPLKSLPVIGKYFRK from the coding sequence ATGGCAAGTTTAAAATCACTCGCAAAGGATACCGCCATCTATGGTTTGAGCAGTATCATCGGCAGATTCCTGAACTATCTGCTTGTACCACTCTATACGGCTAAGATCAGCGCCGCCAGTGGTGGTTATGGTGTCATCACCAACATGTACGCCTATACGGCGTTACTCCTCGTTATCCTGACCTACGGAATGGAGACCACCTTCTTCCGTTTTGTCAACAAGGAAGGAGAAAACTCAGAAAAGGTTTATCACACGGTATTGAGCATGGTGGGCTTCACTTCCCTACTCTTCATCGCCCTGGTATTCCTCTTCATCACGCCTTTGAGCGATGCGATGGGCTACGCCGACCATCCGGCTTATGTATGGACCATGTTCGTAACCGTGGCTATTGATGCCTTCCAGTGCATCCCGTTCGCTTACCTCAGATACAAGAAGCGCCCACTGAAGTTTGCTGCCTTCAAGTTGCTCTTCATCGGTCTGAACATTGCGCTCAACCTGGTTTACTACGTCATCATGGATGGTCACGATGTGGGTTATGCTTTCTACATCAACCTGGTTTGTACCGCCTCCATCACCTTCTGTTTCTACAAGGAACTGAAGGAAGGATTCATGGGCGAGAAATGCTCCTGGAGCGAATGTAAGGTGCTCGTCAGGAAGATGCTGGGCTACAGCTGGCCTATCCTTGTGCTCGGTATTGCCGGTATTCTGAACCAGACAGCCGACAAGATTCTCTTCCCTTACATCTATGAGAAGGGCGATGCTCATGCACAACTCGGAATCTATGGAGCAGCCAGTAAGATTGCGATGATCATGGCAATGATTACCCAGGCTTTCCGCTATGCTTACGAGCCTTTCGTATTCGGCAAGGCAAAGGATAAGGACAATCGACAGACTTACGCTTCGGCGATGAAGTATTTCGTCATCTTCACCCTCTTGGCTTTCCTGGTGGTAGTAGGCTACCTGGATGTTTTGCGCCACATCATCGGTCGCGACTACTGGGATGGACTGAAGGTAGTGCCTATCGTAATGGCTGCCGAAATCATGATGGGAGTATATTTCAACCTCAGTTTCTGGTACAAGCTCATCGACAAGACCATCTGGGGTGCTTACTTCTCGGGCATCGGTTGTGCGGTATTGATTGCCATCAACGTTATCTTCGTACCAGTTTATGGTTACATCGCCTGTGCCTGGGCCGGTTTCGCAGGATATGGAACAGCCATGCTTCTCTCCTATTTTGTAGGTCAGAAGAAGTATCCTATCAACTATCCGGTGAAGGAAATGATGATCTATGTAGTTCTCGCCCTCATCCTCTTCGCAGGAATGACCGAGGCTAACAGATACTTCTCCAGTGGAATTGCCTGCCTCATCAATACGGTACTCATCCTCATCTTCGCCGCTTATCTCGTGAAAAAGGATTTCCCATTGAAGAGTCTGCCAGTAATTGGAAAGTACTTTAGGAAATAG